A window of Formosa sp. Hel1_31_208 contains these coding sequences:
- a CDS encoding MATE family efflux transporter: MILSQYTKEFNYNLRLAAPVILGMLGHTFVSFVDNIMVGQLGTAELAAVSLGNSFMFIAMSIGIGFSTAITPLVAEADAANNFNEGKSSFKHGLFLCTVLGVMLFLSVFVAKPLLYFMKQPVEVVELALPYLNLVAFSLIPLIVFQAFKQFSDGLSMTRYPMYATILANVVNVILNYALIFGKFGCPQLGIVGAAYGTVIARLIMVAHLWWLLTKKEKSKNYVTHIKIFVLDKLMIRKLINLGAPSAMQMFFEVAIFTAAIWLSGLLGKNPQAANQIALNLSSMTFMVAMGLSVASMIRVGNQKGLHQYFELRRIAFSIFLLATLLGICFGAIFFFFHDDLPKIYVDFDDSTNLSDNMEVVAIAAQLMLAAAIFQISDSIQVVVLGALRGLQDVKIPTIITFISYWVVGFPICFFLGKEEAYGSFGIWLGLLAGLTTAAILLFIRFNYLTKKLILSNTNA; the protein is encoded by the coding sequence TTGATTTTATCTCAATACACTAAAGAATTTAACTATAACCTTCGGCTTGCAGCTCCTGTAATTTTAGGAATGTTAGGTCATACTTTTGTGAGCTTTGTTGATAATATAATGGTGGGGCAGTTGGGTACGGCAGAACTGGCAGCAGTATCTTTAGGTAATAGCTTCATGTTTATTGCGATGTCTATTGGTATTGGATTCTCTACAGCAATAACACCATTAGTAGCCGAAGCCGATGCGGCAAATAATTTCAATGAGGGTAAATCATCTTTTAAGCATGGTTTATTCTTGTGTACGGTGTTGGGGGTGATGTTATTCTTGTCGGTTTTTGTAGCGAAACCTTTGTTGTATTTTATGAAGCAACCAGTAGAAGTTGTTGAACTGGCTTTACCTTACTTAAATCTTGTAGCGTTTTCACTAATTCCTTTAATCGTTTTTCAGGCGTTCAAACAGTTTAGTGACGGCTTATCAATGACCAGATATCCAATGTATGCTACGATTCTTGCAAATGTTGTCAATGTGATATTAAATTATGCACTTATTTTTGGAAAATTTGGATGCCCTCAGTTAGGTATTGTGGGTGCTGCTTATGGTACCGTCATAGCAAGATTGATTATGGTTGCTCATTTATGGTGGCTACTCACCAAAAAAGAAAAGTCTAAAAACTACGTCACGCATATTAAGATTTTTGTTTTGGATAAATTGATGATAAGAAAGCTTATTAATCTAGGGGCACCAAGCGCCATGCAAATGTTTTTTGAGGTAGCGATTTTTACTGCTGCCATATGGTTAAGCGGATTATTAGGAAAAAATCCACAAGCTGCGAATCAAATAGCACTTAATTTATCCTCCATGACCTTCATGGTTGCCATGGGACTGAGTGTGGCGTCTATGATTCGCGTTGGAAATCAAAAAGGCTTGCATCAATATTTCGAATTGCGACGCATTGCGTTTTCTATATTTCTGTTAGCGACTTTATTGGGCATATGCTTCGGAGCCATTTTCTTTTTCTTTCATGATGATTTACCAAAAATATATGTCGATTTTGACGATAGCACTAATCTAAGTGATAATATGGAAGTGGTAGCAATTGCCGCTCAATTAATGCTCGCGGCAGCTATCTTTCAAATAAGTGATAGCATACAAGTTGTAGTGCTGGGCGCGCTTAGAGGGTTACAAGATGTTAAAATCCCTACAATTATTACTTTTATTTCTTATTGGGTAGTAGGATTTCCGATATGCTTTTTCCTCGGAAAAGAGGAAGCCTATGGAAGTTTCGGAATATGGCTAGGATTACTGGCCGGATTAACGACAGCAGCAATATTATTGTTCATTAGATTTAATTATCTCACGAAAAAGTTAATTTTGTCAAATACTAATGCGTAA
- a CDS encoding glycosyltransferase, giving the protein MAHILSIIIPIYNEEDNIMRLEDALLKYIDIALIPIKVLFVNDGSTDSSQKLIDTICKRHSSFNYLLFTENFGLSAAIKAGFDYVDTDLVGYMDADLQTSPNDFNLLIEHIDNYDLVTGVRINRKDGLSKLISSKIANSFRRLFTRDGMDDTGCPLKLLKTTYAKRIPMFKGLHRFLPAMILLQEGTIKQVPVQHFPRVAGKSKFGFWNRSIGPFLDCFVYAWMKKKYINYIVSKTDI; this is encoded by the coding sequence ATGGCTCACATACTCTCCATCATTATTCCTATTTACAATGAAGAAGATAATATTATGCGCTTGGAAGATGCGTTATTGAAATATATCGACATTGCATTAATACCAATAAAAGTCCTTTTCGTAAATGATGGATCCACGGACAGCAGTCAGAAACTTATTGACACTATTTGCAAACGCCATTCAAGTTTTAATTATCTCCTGTTCACTGAAAACTTCGGATTGAGTGCAGCAATTAAAGCTGGATTTGATTATGTTGATACTGATTTAGTGGGTTATATGGACGCTGATTTACAAACGAGCCCTAACGATTTTAACCTACTCATAGAACATATAGACAACTACGATTTAGTGACAGGCGTACGTATCAATAGAAAAGATGGATTAAGCAAACTCATCTCCTCGAAAATAGCAAATAGTTTCAGGCGTTTATTTACGCGTGATGGGATGGATGATACTGGTTGTCCGTTAAAACTTTTAAAAACAACTTACGCCAAACGCATTCCGATGTTTAAAGGCTTACACCGGTTTTTGCCTGCAATGATTCTTTTACAGGAAGGCACCATAAAACAAGTACCTGTTCAACATTTTCCAAGAGTGGCTGGTAAAAGTAAATTTGGGTTTTGGAATCGTTCTATTGGACCTTTTCTAGATTGTTTTGTTTACGCTTGGATGAAGAAGAAGTATATTAATTATATCGTTTCTAAGACCGATATATGA
- a CDS encoding ATP-grasp domain-containing protein: MSEKLNVLVPDGNSTWALSVIHCLSQIETYKIFVLSRKKRTATKYSKFTTYYKYYPRQITEPWVDIINKEIELNSISIVLPIAEAEISFFIKHQNDISQQAKVIPLPGLTQFDISVNKKSLHEFCELNQIPHPKSYYLTPDGTKVNLNEMNFPILIKPLDLKGGDGIERVDSAPQLRKKLRGHKDSYFIQEYIKGYDIDCSVICLNGDIVTHTIQKGNLKGNNAYAPQLSFEFLNNDEVLEIARDVMAKLNWSGVAHLDLRYDEQASSYKLIEINPRFWGSIEGSLNAGVNFPDLAIQLALQQTIGCKAFDHVQYMRLKGVIKTILRRPHFLFKYKFLMNHTELKSFLKDPLPTFYKFREWLGRKF, translated from the coding sequence ATGAGCGAAAAACTCAATGTTTTAGTGCCAGATGGGAACAGTACTTGGGCTCTATCTGTAATTCACTGTTTGTCTCAGATTGAGACCTATAAGATATTTGTATTGTCACGCAAGAAACGGACGGCAACTAAATACTCTAAATTTACTACATATTATAAATACTATCCTCGGCAAATAACTGAACCTTGGGTGGACATTATTAATAAGGAAATAGAATTGAATTCAATTTCAATAGTCCTTCCTATTGCTGAAGCTGAAATTTCGTTTTTCATCAAGCATCAAAATGATATTTCACAGCAAGCAAAAGTAATTCCTCTACCAGGATTAACCCAATTTGACATTAGTGTCAATAAGAAAAGTCTCCATGAGTTTTGCGAACTTAACCAAATTCCGCATCCAAAGAGCTATTATTTAACTCCTGATGGTACGAAGGTCAATTTAAACGAGATGAATTTTCCAATTCTAATAAAGCCGCTAGATTTAAAAGGTGGTGATGGCATAGAGAGGGTAGATTCTGCACCTCAGTTACGCAAAAAATTGCGAGGACATAAGGATTCGTATTTCATTCAAGAATATATTAAAGGTTATGATATAGATTGTAGCGTAATTTGCCTAAATGGTGACATCGTAACTCATACCATACAAAAAGGAAATTTAAAGGGTAACAATGCTTATGCACCGCAACTAAGCTTTGAATTTCTAAACAATGATGAGGTGTTAGAGATTGCACGAGATGTAATGGCTAAACTCAATTGGTCGGGTGTTGCGCATTTGGATTTAAGATATGATGAACAGGCGTCAAGCTATAAATTGATTGAAATAAATCCACGGTTTTGGGGTAGTATAGAAGGTTCATTAAATGCAGGTGTGAATTTTCCTGATTTAGCCATTCAATTAGCACTGCAGCAAACTATAGGCTGTAAGGCATTTGACCACGTTCAATACATGCGATTAAAAGGTGTCATCAAAACTATTCTGCGACGTCCCCACTTTTTGTTTAAATACAAATTTCTAATGAACCATACAGAATTGAAATCATTCTTAAAAGACCCATTACCAACATTTTATAAATTTAGAGAATGGCTCGGACGGAAATTTTAG
- a CDS encoding lipid-A-disaccharide synthase N-terminal domain-containing protein, producing the protein MNCWIIYSIGFLAQLLFSSRLIIQWIISEKQRRVITPTLFWSLSLIASILLFIYGYLRNDFAIMFGQFLTYYIYIRNLQLQRKWQQLSKPIRWFIIVFPLVLSCYYSITYNIDFDQFFNTHDIPFWLLTLGIISQLIFTFRFVYQWLYSERQKISVLPYGFWFISLIGALLILIYALFRLDWVLLIGHTFGTLIYLRNIYLLKQQDLKNKTD; encoded by the coding sequence ATGAATTGCTGGATCATTTATAGTATTGGATTTTTGGCACAGCTCTTATTCTCTTCAAGGCTGATAATTCAGTGGATCATCTCCGAAAAACAGCGACGTGTTATTACTCCAACTTTGTTTTGGTCCCTGAGTCTTATTGCTTCAATTTTATTATTTATATATGGCTACTTACGCAATGACTTTGCCATCATGTTCGGACAATTTTTAACCTATTATATTTACATCAGAAACTTGCAATTACAAAGAAAATGGCAACAACTTTCAAAACCCATTCGCTGGTTTATAATAGTTTTTCCGTTGGTATTGAGTTGTTATTACAGCATCACCTATAACATTGATTTCGATCAATTTTTTAATACTCATGATATTCCATTTTGGCTGTTAACTTTAGGAATTATATCACAACTCATCTTTACATTTCGGTTTGTGTATCAATGGCTGTATTCAGAACGGCAAAAAATATCCGTATTGCCTTATGGATTTTGGTTCATAAGTCTCATTGGCGCTTTACTAATTCTCATTTATGCCTTATTTAGATTAGACTGGGTACTTCTTATCGGACATACTTTTGGAACACTAATCTATTTGAGAAACATTTACCTTTTAAAACAACAGGATTTAAAAAATAAGACGGACTAA
- a CDS encoding DUF2911 domain-containing protein has translation MNTFFKRLLVTLSILAIGLFIYSYFVENIFSSRLSPKDTVEFKVNDLKLEVFYNRPSKKGRDVFGALVPYNKVWRTGANEATTFETNKNLMIKGIYVPKAKYTLWTVPNDSTWKVILNTKQYAWGVDEEMQPMWDPNYDLLEIEVPVEHLDDVVEQFTIAFDNSTDRLKLTMAWDKTKIAVPLDVVKD, from the coding sequence ATGAATACGTTTTTTAAACGCTTACTTGTTACACTATCTATCCTTGCTATAGGACTTTTTATCTATTCATATTTTGTTGAAAATATTTTTTCTTCACGGCTCAGTCCTAAAGATACAGTAGAATTTAAAGTCAACGATCTTAAACTAGAAGTATTCTACAACCGACCGTCAAAAAAAGGACGTGATGTTTTTGGCGCTTTAGTTCCTTATAATAAGGTTTGGCGTACAGGTGCAAATGAAGCTACCACCTTTGAAACTAATAAAAATTTAATGATCAAAGGCATTTATGTGCCCAAAGCAAAGTATACGCTTTGGACCGTTCCAAATGACTCGACTTGGAAGGTGATACTCAATACCAAACAGTATGCTTGGGGAGTTGATGAAGAAATGCAGCCCATGTGGGATCCTAATTATGATTTACTTGAAATTGAGGTTCCAGTAGAACATTTAGATGACGTAGTTGAACAATTTACCATTGCATTTGATAATTCAACAGACCGACTAAAACTCACGATGGCTTGGGATAAAACAAAAATAGCAGTACCTTTAGATGTCGTAAAGGACTAA
- a CDS encoding serine hydrolase domain-containing protein has protein sequence MTLLKHLTLVCLFLACFFSCKNDTNDVLTADKKGEYAQFVNEMKTLGIHTGNILVYDNGEVVFKSAYGLRSIDPIDSLNLNSQFRLASVSKQFTGMAIMKLKEKGQLDYDQKVNSILSDFPYDNITVRHLLHHTSGVTDYERLIAENFVKEDPTKTYILGNDEILNTFYRVDPELDFQPGEKWEYSNTGYLVLATIVEKISGQHFRQFLKEQIFDPVGMTHTTLYKYQMDADPEMPNRVFGYQTALNQNEFIPNDYDIVNDVRGDGGIYSTLEDLYNWNMALANYTIISKDYLDEAWASGKTNDGEYTGYGFGWFLEYNPGEPKVVNHSGGWVGFGTFLHNEVDAKSGFILLTNNSTEYMRDIHNGITSIRQGEAYNLPKLHIKNELAEKIYAENVDAALRSYKMLKANSPENYDFSEVELNSLGYGLIRDNRLDDALQIFKFNTEQFPSSANPYDSYGDALLATGDTLRALENFRKCFAMDSTLTYAKDKSEALEAVFKN, from the coding sequence ATGACTTTATTAAAACATCTAACGCTAGTATGTCTCTTTTTGGCATGCTTTTTTTCATGTAAAAATGACACCAATGATGTGTTAACAGCAGATAAAAAAGGTGAGTATGCTCAGTTTGTCAATGAAATGAAAACTCTAGGTATTCATACAGGAAATATTTTAGTCTACGACAATGGTGAGGTGGTTTTTAAAAGTGCATACGGATTAAGATCCATCGACCCTATAGATTCATTAAACCTTAATTCACAATTTAGATTAGCATCGGTAAGTAAACAATTTACAGGAATGGCGATTATGAAATTGAAAGAAAAAGGACAGTTAGATTATGATCAGAAGGTCAATTCGATTTTATCAGACTTCCCTTATGATAATATTACCGTTCGTCATTTATTACACCACACGTCTGGTGTAACCGATTATGAACGATTGATTGCCGAAAACTTTGTGAAAGAAGATCCAACAAAAACCTATATTTTGGGTAACGACGAAATCTTAAATACCTTTTATCGCGTTGATCCGGAGTTGGATTTTCAGCCAGGCGAAAAATGGGAATACAGCAATACAGGGTATCTGGTGCTAGCAACCATTGTTGAAAAGATCTCTGGGCAACATTTTAGACAATTTCTGAAAGAGCAAATTTTTGATCCAGTAGGCATGACACATACAACATTGTATAAATATCAAATGGATGCAGACCCAGAAATGCCTAATCGTGTTTTTGGATATCAAACAGCCCTCAATCAAAACGAATTTATTCCTAATGATTATGATATAGTTAATGATGTAAGAGGGGATGGAGGCATCTATTCAACACTAGAAGATTTGTACAACTGGAATATGGCACTGGCCAATTATACCATTATTTCTAAGGACTATTTAGACGAAGCTTGGGCTTCTGGTAAAACTAACGATGGCGAATATACAGGCTATGGCTTTGGTTGGTTTTTAGAGTATAATCCAGGAGAACCGAAAGTCGTGAATCATTCCGGTGGATGGGTTGGATTTGGGACTTTTTTACATAATGAAGTCGATGCTAAAAGTGGATTTATTTTATTAACTAATAATTCTACAGAATATATGAGAGACATACATAATGGCATAACAAGTATCAGACAAGGAGAGGCTTATAATCTTCCTAAACTTCATATTAAAAATGAATTGGCCGAAAAAATTTATGCTGAAAATGTAGATGCTGCATTACGCTCTTATAAGATGTTAAAGGCTAATAGTCCTGAAAATTATGATTTTTCTGAAGTAGAATTAAATAGTTTGGGCTATGGATTAATTAGGGACAATCGTTTAGATGATGCGCTTCAAATATTTAAATTTAATACAGAGCAGTTTCCGAGTTCTGCGAATCCTTATGATAGTTATGGTGACGCACTGTTAGCAACTGGAGATACATTACGTGCACTAGAAAATTTCAGAAAATGTTTTGCTATGGACAGCACATTGACCTATGCAAAAGACAAATCGGAAGCACTAGAAGCGGTATTCAAGAATTAG
- a CDS encoding peptidoglycan DD-metalloendopeptidase family protein, whose translation MKNTVEKSLKALSRCFVLDSNISINDYVPLDLSKSNKDLASVDVSSSNKLESYIHAHITAHQAKVAYGGYIETRNIYQRSTYFKAANPETERNIHLGLDLWIAAETPIYTPLDGTVHSFKNNTTFGDYGPTIILKHHIDNLEFYTLYGHLSSASIENLKVGHVFNKGQQIATLGDASVNGDYAPHLHFQIIKDMQDYKGDYPGVCSKMDLEFYKENCLDPNLILKL comes from the coding sequence ATGAAAAATACTGTAGAAAAATCACTTAAGGCTTTATCAAGATGTTTTGTGTTAGATTCAAATATCTCTATAAATGACTACGTTCCCTTAGATTTATCAAAATCTAACAAAGACCTAGCTTCTGTAGATGTGTCCTCATCAAATAAGTTAGAGTCCTATATCCATGCACATATCACAGCTCACCAAGCCAAAGTGGCTTATGGCGGGTATATCGAAACCCGAAATATCTATCAGCGTAGCACTTATTTTAAGGCTGCTAATCCCGAAACCGAACGCAATATCCATTTAGGATTAGATCTATGGATTGCTGCGGAAACCCCTATCTATACGCCCTTAGATGGCACAGTTCACAGCTTTAAAAACAATACCACTTTTGGAGACTACGGCCCGACCATCATCTTAAAGCATCATATCGATAACCTAGAGTTTTATACCCTTTATGGGCATTTGAGTTCAGCTTCCATTGAAAATTTAAAAGTAGGGCATGTCTTCAATAAAGGACAACAAATTGCGACATTAGGAGATGCAAGTGTTAATGGGGATTATGCACCACATTTACATTTTCAGATTATTAAAGACATGCAAGATTATAAAGGGGATTATCCTGGTGTTTGCAGTAAAATGGATTTGGAGTTTTATAAGGAAAATTGCTTGGATCCTAACTTAATTTTGAAACTATAG
- the meaB gene encoding methylmalonyl Co-A mutase-associated GTPase MeaB: MRGLSKQSKSSALHEKDGVSQSDITNKDSISSIQKKRRQQPTTEALVSEILNGNITALSRAITLVESANPKHLEKANGIIKLCLPHANQSIRIGITGVPGVGKSTFIEAFGLHLTNAGKKVAVLAIDPSSSLSKGSILGDKTRMEDLVKNDNAFIRPSASGTSLGGVARKTRETIILCEAAGYDTIIIETVGVGQSETAVHSMVDFFLLLKIAGAGDELQGIKRGIIEMADAIAINKADGENLKAAKLAKVEFNRALHLYPQKDSEWQPKVTLCSALKREGISDLWALISDYIEHTKANNYFENNRTNQNKFWLLQTIEERLKSDFFNQPNIKQALKSQLQLIEDGKTTPFVAAEYLLNLK, from the coding sequence ATAAGGGGTTTGTCAAAGCAATCTAAATCTTCTGCACTACACGAAAAAGATGGTGTTTCGCAATCGGATATCACCAACAAAGATTCTATAAGTTCTATTCAGAAAAAACGCCGTCAGCAGCCCACAACGGAAGCCTTAGTTTCTGAAATTTTAAACGGCAATATTACCGCATTAAGTCGCGCCATTACATTAGTTGAAAGTGCGAATCCAAAACATCTTGAAAAGGCTAACGGTATTATCAAATTATGCTTACCGCATGCTAATCAATCTATTCGGATTGGAATTACAGGCGTTCCTGGTGTTGGAAAAAGCACCTTTATTGAAGCCTTCGGATTACATCTTACCAACGCTGGCAAAAAAGTGGCAGTACTTGCTATAGACCCGAGCAGCAGTCTTAGTAAAGGCAGTATATTAGGAGACAAAACCCGAATGGAAGATTTGGTAAAAAACGACAATGCGTTTATTAGACCCTCTGCTTCTGGCACCTCTTTAGGTGGTGTTGCCCGTAAAACTCGTGAAACTATTATTTTATGCGAAGCTGCTGGATATGACACTATTATTATTGAAACCGTTGGTGTTGGCCAAAGTGAAACCGCCGTACACAGTATGGTAGATTTCTTTTTACTACTAAAAATTGCTGGTGCTGGAGATGAATTACAAGGTATTAAACGCGGTATCATTGAAATGGCCGATGCAATAGCCATTAATAAAGCGGATGGCGAGAATCTCAAAGCCGCTAAACTAGCTAAAGTGGAATTTAATAGGGCCTTGCATTTATATCCACAAAAAGATTCAGAATGGCAACCCAAAGTTACGCTTTGCAGCGCTTTAAAACGTGAAGGTATTTCAGATCTGTGGGCTTTAATTTCAGACTATATCGAACATACTAAAGCAAATAACTACTTTGAAAACAATAGGACCAATCAAAATAAATTCTGGCTACTTCAAACCATTGAAGAAAGACTGAAATCTGATTTTTTTAATCAACCTAACATTAAGCAAGCCTTAAAATCTCAATTACAACTCATTGAAGACGGAAAAACGACTCCTTTTGTTGCTGCGGAATATTTATTGAATCTTAAATAG
- a CDS encoding phosphatase PAP2 family protein produces MLDQLIQIDTDLFLYLNNLGSETWDGFWMFYTTKFNWIPFYAVLAYLMYKRLNTKTFIFTLLVVALMITFTDQITNVFKKVLVMRLRPCHNEDIDGMFRLVKEYCGGRYGYFSGHASNSMSVAVFTSLMLRSKYKFLPFVMIIWAMAMGYSRIYIGVHYPLDVLSGMVFGALSGLLFYKLNSYLQNRFRVS; encoded by the coding sequence ATGTTAGACCAACTCATACAAATCGATACCGATCTTTTTTTATACCTAAACAATCTGGGTTCAGAGACGTGGGATGGCTTTTGGATGTTCTATACAACCAAATTTAATTGGATCCCATTTTATGCGGTGTTGGCTTATCTCATGTATAAGCGCTTAAATACTAAAACTTTCATTTTTACCCTTTTGGTGGTTGCCTTGATGATTACATTCACAGATCAAATAACCAACGTTTTTAAAAAAGTATTAGTGATGCGTTTACGTCCGTGTCACAATGAAGATATAGATGGGATGTTTAGACTAGTTAAAGAGTACTGTGGTGGCAGATATGGTTATTTTTCTGGACACGCTTCAAATTCTATGTCGGTTGCAGTGTTTACAAGTTTGATGCTCAGATCTAAATATAAATTCTTGCCGTTTGTTATGATCATTTGGGCAATGGCAATGGGTTATAGTAGAATTTATATTGGCGTTCATTATCCTTTGGATGTCTTAAGCGGAATGGTCTTTGGAGCGCTATCTGGTTTGCTTTTTTATAAATTAAATAGCTACCTGCAAAATCGTTTTAGAGTTAGTTAG
- a CDS encoding RNA polymerase sigma factor, with translation MKTLQVDIIEQCKQNDRTAQLRLYNQYCDGMYVVAMRFVKDSMEAEDIVQEAFIKAFTKLNQYSAEVTFGAWLKRIVINRAIDYLKSKKQHLQDLDEVHLKVVDTSYENEWLVEDTITVDEVKDAIEKLPDKYRHVVMLYLMEGYDHQEISEILNISEVASRTQLSRGKAKLKELLIPIKNGTRS, from the coding sequence TTGAAGACACTTCAAGTTGACATTATTGAGCAATGTAAGCAGAACGACAGGACTGCACAATTACGATTATACAATCAGTATTGTGATGGAATGTATGTTGTAGCAATGCGATTTGTAAAGGATTCTATGGAAGCTGAAGATATCGTACAAGAGGCCTTTATTAAAGCATTTACAAAACTCAATCAGTATAGCGCTGAGGTTACTTTTGGAGCTTGGTTAAAACGTATCGTTATTAATAGAGCGATTGACTATCTAAAATCTAAGAAACAGCATTTGCAAGACTTAGATGAGGTGCATCTGAAAGTAGTTGATACGAGTTATGAAAACGAATGGTTAGTAGAGGATACAATAACTGTAGACGAAGTCAAAGATGCGATTGAAAAACTTCCTGATAAATATCGCCATGTTGTGATGTTATATCTCATGGAAGGCTATGATCATCAGGAGATTTCTGAAATTTTAAATATTTCAGAAGTCGCATCAAGGACCCAACTCTCCAGAGGAAAAGCGAAATTAAAAGAACTGTTAATACCTATTAAAAATGGCACAAGATCTTAG